GACGAGAAGAACAGCCCACACGGCGATGCCGAGGCGCGACACCCACTTGTGCTTTAGCGGCAACGAAGGCACGAAAAGCGCGGCGATGGCCGCCGTTGCGCTGAGGAGCACCGGAGCGAGCCGGTCGAAACCGAGATACTCGCGAATCAGAATCCCGGCGGAAGCAGCGTTGCCCGCGAAGAGGTTGACCGGAAACGAGAGATATTCGCGAAGCATCTGCGGATAGAGCGACAGGAGCGCTCCTGAAAGGGCGAGCATCGCGGCAGCCAGACTATCCCCCGCAAGCCGGACGCGGGACGGAAGCAGCAGCAGCCAAAGCCTCAGCAGCACGAGCATAGCCGAGAGAACGACCGTATCGTGCAGCCAGGCAACCAGATGGGGGGCGAAAAGACGTGGATCGTGCGAGTTGAACGCGTAGAAAAGATGCAGCAAAAGCTGCACGAAAACAAGCGCGACAAAGACGCGGATGGCACGCGAGCCTTTGGCGTGAACCTCCGGGATACGAGCGAAGAGCATGGCGTGATCAGGTTGGATTCAGGGGAATCTTCACCTCAATTCAGACGCCGGGCTTGTAAAATCCTTTCGCTTTTATCATGGCGAACCACTCGCTCGCCTTCTCTCTGGCCGTGATCTTCGGCGGCCAGTGAACGAAGTTTCCGACGTCGCGCAGCTCGATCCGCCCAAGCGACGGAAAATCGACGCTCCGCGCCTCGCCGAGCTTCCAGGTCGAGGGGTGGCGCACACGGCCACGCTCCGGGTCGTCGAACTCGTGCGGTGGAAACAGCTCGTCGAACGATCGAGTACGCCACTCCGTTTCGGGAAAAGTGATGCACGAAGCCATCTCTTCCTGGCGAAGGCTCATCTTCGCACAGGCGGCGGCAATCAGCACCGGGCGCCCGAAGACCGAGCCGGTGAACTCCTTCGGCGTCCCGGCAAATCCCGCCGAAACGCGCCCGCTGGCGATGCCCATCTCAGGACGGAAGCGCAGCTCGTCGTGCTCTCCCATCCAGCGTGCGGCGCGAAGGGCGTCGAAAAACGGCTCCTCCGATCCGAACTTCTTCGAGAAGAGCAGCACGATGGCGCTGTCGATAAACCGCTCGACTACGCAGAAACGCTCCGCCGCGAGCGAGTCGCGCATCCAGACGAGGAACATGTTCAGGTAGATCAGAATCTCCGTCGGCGACAGGTTGAGCGTGAGCCGCGCGAAATCGCGCATGCCGACGTAGAGCACCGTCGCGTCGAGTTCGATGCACTTGAGCGGAAAACAGCCAGCGACCTCGTCGTCAACCTCCACATCGACCGTCAGCGGCTGCGACAAGAGGAAATCCGCGATGGTGTTGTAACTATACGGTGTTTTCACAGCTCCGGCGTTTGGTTGCAGTTGAAGGGTAAAATAGCGATCACGCGCCGTTATCCCTCACCGCTCCGGCACAGCCTCCAGCGTCGCCGTGAGAAACTCCCAGAACTTCAGCACCGAGGCGATCTCGACCTTTTCGTCCGGCGAGTGTGGGTGGCGGATGGTCGGACCGAACGAAATCATGTCAAGCTGCGGACAGGTCGCGCCAATGATGCCGCACTCCAGACCGGCATGAACGGCACGGATCTCCGGCGTTTTGCCGAAGCGAGCGCGATACACTTCGATCATGCACTTGAGGATTGGCGACGCGGGATTCGGCCTCCAGCCGGGATAGCCGTGCTCGAACACCGCCGTCGTACCGGCGCGTTCGGCGACTCCCGCGACCAGGTCGGCAAGCTCGCCCATCCCCTCCTCCGAGGCGCTCCGCAGCAGGCACTCGACGCTCACGGAGCTGCCGTCCGAATGCACACGGGCGAGATTGTTCGAGGTCTCGACCAGCCCGGCCATCTCCGCG
This genomic window from Chlorobaculum limnaeum contains:
- a CDS encoding adenylate/guanylate cyclase domain-containing protein, with protein sequence MKTPYSYNTIADFLLSQPLTVDVEVDDEVAGCFPLKCIELDATVLYVGMRDFARLTLNLSPTEILIYLNMFLVWMRDSLAAERFCVVERFIDSAIVLLFSKKFGSEEPFFDALRAARWMGEHDELRFRPEMGIASGRVSAGFAGTPKEFTGSVFGRPVLIAAACAKMSLRQEEMASCITFPETEWRTRSFDELFPPHEFDDPERGRVRHPSTWKLGEARSVDFPSLGRIELRDVGNFVHWPPKITAREKASEWFAMIKAKGFYKPGV